One genomic region from Rosa rugosa chromosome 1, drRosRugo1.1, whole genome shotgun sequence encodes:
- the LOC133725409 gene encoding uncharacterized protein LOC133725409 isoform X2 produces MVTVAEKKFDEMGFEGDISDEAGSDFEGLHSLHRFLGDEDEDKGKFPVKCKRRYSEWREFRHKQDMKKPTFELGMEFPNSKVFKSVTRKHAVQTRKEIRFPTNTRHKVQDISWLPLDIIH; encoded by the exons ATGGTGACAGTAGCAGAAAAAAAGTTTGATGAGATGGGGTTCGAGGGGGATATATCTGATGAAGCTGGGAGTGATTTTGAAGGATTACATAGTCTGCATAGATTCTTAGGTGATGAGGATGAAGACAAAGGGAAGTTCCCTGTTAAGTGCAAGAGAAGATACAGTGAATGGAGGGAGTTCAGGCATAAGCAGGACATGAAGAAACCTACTTTTGAGTTGGGAATGGAGTTTCCAAACTCCAAGGTGTTTAAGAGTGTAACTAGGAAGCATGCAGTTCAAACAAGAAAGGAGATTAGGTTTCCAACAAACACAAGACACAAG GTGCAAGACATCTCCTGGTTGCCCTTGGATATTATTCACTGA
- the LOC133725408 gene encoding senescence-specific cysteine protease SAG39-like — translation MEFTNLGKCLCFALILLIYGAWSSEATSRTLQDASMYGRYEQWMAGYGRVYEEINEKEKRFQIFKENVAFVESSNNDASKPYKLSVNQFADLTNEEFIALRNRFKGHECSTKTTSFKYENVTVPATVDWRQKGAVTPIKDQGQCGCCWAFSAVAAMEGITQLTTGKLISLSEQELVDCDVNGEDQGCEGGLMDNAFEFINQNHGLNTEANYPYTGVDGTCNAQKEASHGASITGHEDVPANSESALLKAVANQPISVAIDASGSDFQFYSSGVFTGTCGTSLDHGVTAVGYGVIDDGTKYWLVKNSWGAQWGEEGYIRMQRDVAAQEGLCGIAMAASYPTA, via the exons TTGGTCTTCTGAAGCCACTTCTCGCACACTCCAAGATGCATCAATGTATGGGAGATACGAGCAATGGATGGCTGGTTATGGACGTGTCTATGAAGAGATCAACGAGAAGGAGAAGCGCTTCCAAATATTTAAGGAAAATGTAGCATTTGTAGAATCATCCAACAATGATGCAAGCAAACCTTACAAATTAAGTGTCAATCAATTTGCAGACCTTACAAATGAAGAATTCATTGCTTTGAGAAATCGATTCAAGGGGCATGAATGTTCCACAAAGACCACTTCTTTCAAGTATGAAAACGTTACTGTGCCAGCTACTGTGGACTGGAGACAGAAAGGAGCTGTAACCCCAATCAAGGACCAAGGCCAATGTG GATGCTGTTGGGCATTTTCAGCAGTGGCAGCCATGGAAGGAATCACTCAACTTACTACAGGTAAACTTATTTCTTTGTCCGAGCAAGAGCTGGTTGACTGTGATGTGAATGGTGAAGACCAAGGTTGTGAGGGTGGCTTGATGGACAATGCCTTTGAGTTCATCAATCAAAATCACGGACTTAATACTGAGGCTAATTACCCCTATACCGGTGTTGATGGTACATGCAATGCCCAGAAGGAAGCAAGCCATGGAGCCTCGATAACTGGTCACGAAGATGTGCCTGCAAATAGTGAAAGTGCCCTTCTTAAGGCTGTAGCTAATCAACCCATTTCCGTTGCCATTGATGCTAGTGGTTCTGATTTCCAATTCTATTCAAGTGGTGTTTTCACAGGAACTTGTGGAACAAGCCTAGACCATGGTGTTACTGCTGTTGGTTATGGCGTCATTGATGATGGGACTAAGTATTGGTTGGTTAAGAACTCATGGGGGGCCCAATGGGGTGAAGAAGGGTACATAAGAATGCAAAGAGATGTTGCTGCACAGGAAGGTCTGTGTGGTATTGCTATGGCAGCCTCTTACCCCACTGCATAA
- the LOC133725409 gene encoding uncharacterized protein LOC133725409 isoform X1 — translation MVTVAEKKFDEMGFEGDISDEAGSDFEGLHSLHRFLGDEDEDKGKFPVKCKRRYSEWREFRHKQDMKKPTFELGMEFPNSKVFKSVTRKHAVQTRKEIRFPTNTRHKVLARCKTSPGCPWILFTELKLACKGASYC, via the exons ATGGTGACAGTAGCAGAAAAAAAGTTTGATGAGATGGGGTTCGAGGGGGATATATCTGATGAAGCTGGGAGTGATTTTGAAGGATTACATAGTCTGCATAGATTCTTAGGTGATGAGGATGAAGACAAAGGGAAGTTCCCTGTTAAGTGCAAGAGAAGATACAGTGAATGGAGGGAGTTCAGGCATAAGCAGGACATGAAGAAACCTACTTTTGAGTTGGGAATGGAGTTTCCAAACTCCAAGGTGTTTAAGAGTGTAACTAGGAAGCATGCAGTTCAAACAAGAAAGGAGATTAGGTTTCCAACAAACACAAGACACAAG GTGTTGGCAAGGTGCAAGACATCTCCTGGTTGCCCTTGGATATTATTCACTGAGTTGAAGCTTGCATGCAAAGGCGCTTCATATTGTTAG